In a genomic window of Spirosoma agri:
- a CDS encoding TolB family protein, whose translation MLAHNRFYRTTILSITGLTSLIMSICMDTYAQQKSVGIFDGDNQIGTATQSMPARYTASTQAYELSSMGTTQDESHFLWKRIKGDFIVYTRAHRSTSDAVHQIGWMARTSLEPNAPYVRAAVNSKGATSLYVRQTAGESINENRTTLTDADIIQLERRGNTYTLRAARFGEPFQVREVSDINLGDELYVGLFVTALARKQQTTCMFQDVRITVPVKVDATPGRMDLGSRLELLDVMTGKRDVIHTAPNSIQAPNWTNDGKTLIYNGQGFIYSFDLGSRQQKVLNTGEVKNNNNDHVLSFDGKTLGLSSGVDELGGSIIYTVPVTGGTPKQITPKGPSYLHGWSPDGQSLVFCGARNNEYDVYKIPADGGPEIRLTDARGLDDGPEYTPDGSHIYFNSNRTGTMQIWRMKPDGSQQEAVTNGEFHDWFPHISPDGKWIVFLSFLKDEVAAGDHPAFKHVYLRLMPIQGGAPTVIAYVYGGQGSINTPSWSPDSKRIAFISNTDVSTLSPAEIAEN comes from the coding sequence ATGCTTGCACATAACCGATTCTACCGGACAACTATCCTATCCATAACTGGCCTGACCAGCCTGATCATGAGTATCTGTATGGACACGTATGCCCAGCAGAAATCCGTCGGAATCTTCGATGGGGATAACCAGATCGGCACCGCGACTCAGTCCATGCCCGCTCGCTATACGGCGTCAACGCAGGCGTATGAACTAAGCAGTATGGGGACTACTCAGGACGAATCGCATTTTCTGTGGAAACGCATTAAAGGTGACTTTATCGTCTACACGCGCGCTCATCGGTCAACGAGCGATGCTGTGCATCAAATCGGCTGGATGGCCCGAACCAGCCTGGAGCCGAACGCTCCGTACGTACGTGCTGCGGTAAACAGCAAAGGGGCCACTTCGCTGTATGTTCGCCAAACCGCCGGAGAATCGATCAACGAAAACCGCACGACACTCACCGATGCCGACATTATTCAACTGGAACGACGCGGCAACACATACACACTCCGGGCAGCCCGCTTCGGCGAACCGTTTCAGGTCAGGGAGGTTTCCGATATCAACCTGGGTGACGAACTCTATGTCGGTTTATTCGTCACGGCACTCGCCAGAAAACAGCAAACGACCTGTATGTTTCAGGACGTGCGAATTACGGTTCCGGTTAAAGTCGATGCGACGCCCGGCAGGATGGACCTTGGAAGCCGCCTGGAACTACTTGATGTCATGACCGGCAAGCGTGACGTTATTCATACGGCTCCCAACTCCATTCAGGCCCCTAACTGGACAAACGACGGCAAAACGCTGATTTACAACGGGCAAGGATTTATTTATAGCTTTGATCTGGGCAGCCGCCAGCAGAAAGTACTCAATACCGGCGAGGTCAAGAACAATAACAACGACCACGTATTGTCGTTCGATGGCAAAACACTGGGCCTGAGCAGCGGTGTCGATGAGCTAGGCGGATCGATTATTTATACCGTCCCCGTTACGGGTGGAACGCCCAAACAGATCACACCCAAAGGCCCGTCGTATTTGCACGGTTGGTCGCCCGACGGGCAGAGCCTGGTTTTCTGCGGGGCGCGAAACAACGAGTATGATGTCTACAAGATACCCGCCGATGGTGGTCCCGAAATCAGGCTGACCGATGCCAGAGGACTCGATGATGGTCCGGAATACACGCCCGACGGCAGCCACATCTACTTCAATTCGAACCGGACCGGCACCATGCAAATCTGGCGTATGAAACCGGACGGAAGCCAGCAGGAGGCCGTTACCAATGGCGAATTCCACGACTGGTTTCCGCACATTTCGCCGGATGGCAAATGGATCGTTTTCCTATCGTTCCTCAAGGACGAAGTGGCAGCGGGCGATCATCCGGCCTTCAAACACGTGTACCTGCGTCTGATGCCCATCCAGGGCGGAGCACCAACCGTTATCGCGTATGTATACGGCGGTCAGGGCTCTATCAATACTCCTTCGTGGTCGCCCGACAGCAAACGGATCGCATTTATCAGCAATACGGATGTGAGCACGCTGAGCCCTGCGGAGATAGCGGAAAACTAA
- a CDS encoding GtrA family protein gives MNSQLFNRRDLIAYFIVAAIGASLQLIVGTLLQEWFPVTYEQALLAGYVAAFLIGFYLTKLFAFNAKNSAKTRREAAKFTLVSILSCLITVYGSSLLYEYSVSVMPAITFTIPSSTKVVNVNKLVSHTTGMGLSFVSNYILHKRFTFRDTGFYDKLKRLLNL, from the coding sequence ATGAATAGCCAACTATTCAACAGGAGAGATCTGATTGCTTATTTTATTGTCGCTGCTATTGGTGCGTCATTACAGCTTATAGTAGGTACTTTACTTCAGGAATGGTTTCCCGTCACCTATGAGCAAGCCCTGCTCGCCGGTTATGTAGCCGCCTTTTTGATTGGTTTTTATCTGACTAAACTCTTTGCGTTCAACGCCAAAAATTCGGCCAAGACCAGACGGGAAGCGGCTAAATTCACGCTCGTTTCTATACTATCCTGCCTGATAACCGTTTATGGCTCTTCGTTGCTCTACGAATACTCCGTTAGCGTCATGCCCGCGATCACGTTTACGATTCCTTCGTCCACAAAGGTGGTGAATGTCAATAAACTAGTGTCGCATACAACGGGTATGGGCCTGAGCTTTGTCAGCAATTATATTCTGCACAAACGATTCACTTTCCGCGATACGGGCTTCTATGACAAACTAAAGCGGCTGCTAAATTTGTAG
- a CDS encoding ArsR/SmtB family transcription factor, producing the protein MKQYQHPTIDQITLTGLLHALSDPVRLNFVQCLAKLTCEQPCGAIPTPVAKSTMSHHLRVLREAGIVQIRTEGTQSLTSLRSHELETKFPGLLDSVLKAADETMVIQEK; encoded by the coding sequence ATGAAACAGTACCAGCATCCCACCATTGACCAGATTACATTGACCGGTTTGCTGCACGCACTGAGTGATCCGGTGCGGCTGAATTTCGTACAGTGTCTGGCCAAACTTACCTGTGAGCAACCCTGCGGTGCCATTCCAACACCCGTTGCCAAATCGACCATGTCCCATCACCTGCGTGTATTGCGCGAAGCGGGCATTGTTCAGATACGAACCGAAGGGACACAGAGCCTGACGTCGTTACGGTCGCACGAGCTGGAAACGAAGTTTCCGGGATTACTGGATTCGGTGTTGAAAGCAGCCGACGAAACAATGGTAATCCAGGAAAAATAA
- a CDS encoding efflux RND transporter periplasmic adaptor subunit: MKTLKNRTKTFIAGIVALTVAFFLITPKIFSNKPEPSNTEATAAATESKVATDVFVVKRETVTDELQTTGTIAANQEVDLVSEVARKLVRAYAREGSYVGQGTLLFKLDDADLLAKKRKIALQEKLAKLDEKRFRELLSTEAVNQQEYDKILTNLNVLEAELAMVDVELAKTEIRAPFAGRLGLKRVDVGAYVTPATVLSSFDDVSRVEVNFTIPEKYASDVRPGQSIRFMTENSNRPFVGNVTATEPKLEANTRSLLVKAVSDNRSGKLVPGSSARISFALHVAQDGILIPTEALIPNAKGYSLFRLNHGKAERRDVKTGSRTKGTVQILDGLSIGDTVLTTNLLRLDTGVPVTASTTN, encoded by the coding sequence ATGAAAACGCTCAAAAATCGAACAAAAACGTTCATCGCTGGCATCGTTGCGCTAACGGTCGCCTTTTTTCTCATCACCCCAAAAATCTTCTCCAATAAGCCGGAGCCATCCAACACGGAGGCAACCGCAGCCGCAACGGAAAGCAAAGTCGCGACCGACGTTTTTGTCGTGAAACGTGAAACCGTTACCGATGAACTTCAGACTACCGGAACCATTGCCGCCAATCAGGAAGTCGATCTGGTGAGTGAAGTAGCGCGTAAACTCGTTCGGGCCTACGCTCGTGAGGGGAGTTATGTTGGCCAGGGTACGTTACTGTTCAAACTGGATGACGCCGATCTACTGGCTAAAAAGCGGAAAATTGCCCTTCAGGAAAAACTGGCGAAACTGGACGAAAAACGGTTCCGGGAACTACTGTCAACCGAAGCGGTCAATCAGCAGGAATACGACAAGATTCTGACCAACCTGAATGTATTAGAGGCCGAACTGGCAATGGTTGACGTCGAGCTGGCTAAAACCGAAATCCGGGCACCGTTTGCGGGTCGGCTCGGCCTCAAACGCGTCGATGTTGGCGCGTATGTGACCCCCGCCACCGTGCTCAGTTCGTTTGATGATGTGAGCCGCGTGGAGGTCAACTTCACCATTCCCGAAAAGTATGCATCCGATGTTCGGCCGGGCCAGTCGATCCGTTTCATGACCGAAAATAGCAATCGTCCATTCGTTGGCAACGTCACGGCAACCGAACCAAAGCTGGAAGCCAATACGCGAAGCCTGCTGGTGAAAGCCGTTAGTGATAACCGTAGCGGTAAACTCGTGCCGGGTTCGTCGGCCAGGATTTCCTTCGCGCTGCATGTGGCTCAGGATGGTATTTTAATTCCAACGGAAGCGCTGATTCCTAATGCCAAAGGCTATTCGCTGTTCCGGCTCAATCATGGCAAAGCCGAACGGCGGGATGTGAAAACCGGCAGCCGCACCAAAGGGACCGTGCAGATTCTGGATGGTTTGTCAATCGGTGATACGGTGCTGACTACCAATTTATTGCGGCTCGATACAGGCGTTCCCGTAACCGCTTCTACCACCAATTAG
- a CDS encoding efflux RND transporter permease subunit yields MSLSGISIQRPVLAGVLSVLIILFGFVGLAYLGIREYPVTDSPIVTVTTTYPGASPDVIAYQITKPLEESIGEANGIRTISSVSREAASVITIEFNLDADLEAAANDVRDKVTKARRLLPGDVDPPIVEKANSGDIVIFMAVESKTRSILEVSNMASTIIKERMQTIPGVKRVGIAGEKKYAMRLRIDPAKLAAYQLTPSDIEQALRKENVDLPSGRIEGDRNELTVRTLGRLTKEADFNNMIVKQEGTSIIRFKNIGYAELGAENERTAILNSLKGNSPAIGVFVEPQRGANAVAIADEFYRRLKELRKEIPAEYELTIGKDFTEPIRDSISEVEETLFIAFALVILILFLFLRDWRSTIIPVVAIPVSIVSAFFIMYVAGYSINILTLLALVLAIGLVVDDAIVVLENIYAKVEEGMSPLQAAFKGSSEIYFAVISTTITLAAVFLPILFLPGVTGKLFQEFAVVVAGSVIVSAFVALTLSPMMSAYLLKRHTKPNWLYRTTEPYFVALNRGYETSLSWFLRYRWVAFPTLIITFGLIYLIGKQLPSELAPLEDRSQISLAVVAPEGSSYEYTEKYMNEIAKFSVDSTQGLFQTYSILALTFGPPAPVNMAIQNTFLKKADDRTTTQADVFNAYSRNAQNFRGVMVFPVQPPTIGSRFGQAQPVQYVLQGTNLAAITAVLPKFMDEARNSPILRFADSDLKVNKPELVLQINRDKAAELGISVAEIARSLQLALSGQRYGYFIFNDRQYEVIGQLQKQDRDTPYDLKSMYVRTRTGDVVSLDNLVSFKESISPAAIYRYDQAISATVSAGLAPGKTIGDGVAEMNRIAKKVLPPTIKTALAGESRDFAESSSSLLFAFVFALVLIYLILAAQFESLIDPFIILLTVPMAMTGALLSLWLFGQTLNIFSQIGIITLIGLITKNGILIVEFANQSKEAGMTTLEAAKAAAASRFRPILMTSLAMIFGTIPIALTENSRNSLGTVIVGGLLFAGLLTLYIIPAVYSYFSRVPKHADADELQPVNETSLSH; encoded by the coding sequence ATGAGTTTGTCGGGAATTAGTATTCAGCGGCCAGTGCTGGCCGGAGTACTGTCTGTATTGATTATTCTGTTTGGTTTCGTTGGGCTCGCCTATCTGGGAATTCGGGAATATCCCGTCACTGATTCGCCTATCGTTACCGTTACCACAACCTATCCGGGAGCGAGCCCGGACGTTATTGCCTACCAGATTACCAAACCGCTGGAAGAGTCGATCGGGGAGGCCAATGGCATTCGAACCATCTCGTCGGTTTCGCGCGAAGCGGCCAGTGTGATCACGATTGAGTTTAATCTTGATGCCGATCTGGAAGCTGCCGCTAACGACGTTCGCGACAAAGTGACGAAAGCCCGGCGGTTGCTGCCCGGTGATGTCGATCCGCCCATCGTCGAAAAAGCCAACAGTGGCGACATCGTGATATTCATGGCTGTGGAAAGCAAGACCAGGAGCATTCTGGAAGTCAGTAATATGGCGTCTACGATCATCAAAGAGCGTATGCAGACCATTCCGGGCGTCAAACGGGTGGGTATTGCCGGTGAGAAAAAATATGCGATGCGCCTGCGGATCGACCCGGCCAAACTAGCCGCTTACCAATTGACACCGTCGGATATTGAGCAGGCGCTGCGGAAAGAGAACGTAGATCTACCATCCGGCCGTATTGAGGGCGATCGTAACGAACTGACCGTCCGGACGCTGGGTCGGCTGACGAAAGAGGCCGATTTCAACAACATGATCGTCAAGCAGGAGGGGACTAGCATTATCCGGTTCAAGAATATTGGTTACGCTGAACTGGGTGCTGAAAACGAACGAACGGCCATCCTGAATAGTCTGAAAGGTAATTCGCCAGCCATTGGTGTCTTCGTCGAACCACAACGCGGTGCCAATGCCGTTGCCATCGCCGATGAATTCTACCGCCGGTTAAAAGAACTCCGCAAAGAAATTCCAGCCGAGTATGAGCTAACCATCGGGAAGGATTTTACGGAGCCAATCCGCGATTCGATCTCCGAAGTTGAAGAAACCCTGTTCATCGCGTTCGCGCTCGTTATCCTGATCCTGTTCCTGTTTCTGCGCGACTGGCGTTCGACCATTATTCCGGTGGTGGCAATTCCGGTGTCGATCGTGTCGGCCTTTTTCATCATGTACGTGGCCGGTTATTCGATTAATATCCTGACGCTGTTGGCCCTAGTGCTGGCCATCGGGCTGGTGGTCGACGATGCCATTGTGGTCCTGGAAAATATCTACGCCAAAGTCGAAGAAGGCATGTCGCCGTTGCAGGCTGCGTTCAAGGGATCGTCGGAAATCTACTTCGCCGTTATCTCCACAACGATTACGCTGGCCGCGGTCTTTCTACCTATTCTTTTCCTCCCAGGCGTCACTGGAAAACTCTTTCAGGAATTTGCGGTCGTGGTTGCCGGATCGGTCATCGTATCGGCCTTTGTGGCGTTGACGCTTTCGCCCATGATGAGCGCGTATCTGCTGAAGCGGCATACCAAACCAAACTGGCTATACCGCACAACGGAGCCCTATTTCGTGGCTTTAAACCGTGGGTATGAAACGTCGCTGAGCTGGTTCCTGCGCTACCGCTGGGTTGCCTTCCCGACGCTGATCATTACGTTTGGCCTGATCTATCTGATCGGGAAACAGCTTCCGTCTGAATTGGCCCCGCTGGAAGACCGATCGCAGATCAGTCTGGCCGTTGTTGCGCCGGAAGGGTCGTCGTACGAATACACGGAGAAATACATGAACGAAATCGCCAAATTCTCGGTCGATTCCACGCAGGGTTTGTTCCAGACATATTCCATTCTGGCGTTGACCTTTGGCCCGCCCGCTCCGGTGAATATGGCCATTCAAAATACCTTCCTCAAAAAGGCCGATGACCGCACGACCACGCAGGCGGATGTGTTCAATGCTTATTCCCGGAATGCGCAAAATTTCAGGGGTGTGATGGTGTTTCCGGTGCAGCCCCCAACGATCGGGAGTCGCTTTGGACAGGCTCAGCCCGTTCAGTATGTATTGCAGGGGACAAACCTGGCGGCTATCACGGCGGTATTACCGAAGTTCATGGACGAAGCCCGCAACAGCCCGATTCTCCGTTTCGCCGACTCCGATCTGAAAGTGAACAAACCCGAACTGGTGCTCCAGATAAACCGGGACAAAGCCGCTGAATTGGGTATCTCCGTCGCCGAAATTGCCCGTAGTCTGCAACTGGCACTGAGTGGCCAGCGGTACGGTTATTTTATCTTCAACGACCGGCAGTACGAGGTGATCGGACAGTTGCAGAAACAGGATCGCGATACGCCCTACGACCTCAAGTCCATGTACGTGCGTACTCGAACGGGTGATGTGGTCTCGCTGGACAACCTGGTTTCGTTCAAGGAAAGCATTAGTCCGGCGGCTATCTATCGGTATGACCAGGCAATCTCGGCGACTGTTTCTGCGGGGTTAGCACCGGGAAAGACCATTGGCGACGGCGTGGCCGAGATGAACCGGATTGCCAAAAAAGTGCTGCCGCCGACCATCAAAACGGCATTGGCGGGCGAATCGAGGGATTTTGCCGAAAGCTCGTCGAGTCTGCTCTTTGCGTTTGTCTTCGCGCTGGTGTTGATCTATCTGATTCTGGCCGCTCAGTTTGAAAGCCTGATCGATCCGTTTATTATTCTGCTCACGGTGCCGATGGCCATGACGGGGGCGCTTCTCAGCCTGTGGCTTTTCGGTCAGACGCTGAATATTTTCAGCCAGATCGGGATCATTACGCTGATTGGTCTGATCACGAAAAACGGTATTCTGATCGTTGAATTTGCGAACCAGAGCAAGGAAGCAGGAATGACGACGCTGGAAGCTGCCAAAGCCGCAGCCGCTTCCCGCTTCCGACCCATTCTGATGACGAGTCTGGCCATGATTTTCGGTACGATTCCCATTGCGCTCACGGAAAACAGCCGCAATTCGCTCGGAACCGTGATTGTCGGTGGGTTATTATTCGCGGGTTTACTGACGCTCTATATCATACCCGCCGTGTATTCTTACTTCTCCAGAGTGCCCAAACACGCCGATGCTGACGAATTACAGCCGGTTAACGAAACGAGTCTTAGTCACTAA
- a CDS encoding TolC family protein, translating to MRHLIYSLLATLLIWGGPGQTLAQRQLTMDNAVKLALDKNRDIQVASLETAKYAQKVVEARSYALPAIAGSAQYLYYFNKQVSFLPGSFVGLPENQLATFRVGGSNALVGGIAATQPLFQAGIRSGIKAAQIDEAATNEALTDVRAGVVTDVKKAYLDVLITQEQLRLQQQSIARNEQALKDSRSLLAQGRASRVDTLRAFVTVENLRPTLIQLTNRIGITKTVLKRTMGLDEQETIELQDSLRFDDALFIAPGADAFQDAVQARPEVRRLALIEQLNREQVAIQSAERQPKLSAIGLVQSQSQANNFRVDEYRWPVSSYMGLQLTVPIFTGFRTNSRIQQAQITRQQTETQVANLKEIVRAQVKIGLANVEEARLRIETQRQTIGVAELGYRITRDRWKQGIASRLDLSDAELLLTQAKSNYLQAVYDYLTATVNLDRVMGRIK from the coding sequence ATGAGACATCTTATTTATAGTCTGCTGGCTACCCTATTGATCTGGGGTGGTCCGGGGCAGACACTGGCTCAGCGCCAGCTAACGATGGACAATGCCGTTAAGCTCGCACTGGACAAAAATCGGGATATTCAGGTTGCCTCGCTGGAAACGGCCAAGTACGCCCAGAAAGTGGTCGAAGCGCGGAGCTATGCGTTGCCAGCCATTGCGGGATCAGCCCAGTATTTGTATTATTTTAACAAGCAGGTTTCGTTTCTGCCGGGCAGTTTTGTTGGACTCCCCGAAAATCAACTGGCTACGTTCCGTGTTGGCGGTTCGAATGCGCTGGTGGGGGGAATTGCCGCTACGCAACCGCTTTTTCAGGCGGGTATCCGTTCGGGAATTAAAGCGGCACAGATCGATGAAGCGGCCACCAATGAAGCCCTGACCGACGTTCGGGCGGGTGTCGTGACCGATGTGAAAAAAGCCTATCTGGATGTGCTGATCACGCAGGAGCAGCTTCGGTTGCAGCAGCAAAGCATTGCCCGGAACGAACAGGCGTTGAAAGATTCACGGTCGTTGCTGGCGCAGGGACGAGCCTCGCGCGTGGATACATTACGGGCCTTCGTGACGGTCGAAAATCTCCGCCCAACCTTGATCCAACTGACAAACCGGATCGGAATAACCAAAACGGTTCTAAAGCGGACTATGGGTCTGGACGAGCAGGAAACGATCGAGTTACAGGATTCACTACGTTTTGATGACGCTTTATTCATCGCACCTGGTGCAGACGCTTTTCAGGATGCCGTCCAGGCCCGTCCCGAAGTACGCCGGCTGGCATTGATCGAACAATTGAACCGCGAACAGGTGGCCATACAATCCGCTGAACGGCAACCCAAGCTGTCGGCTATCGGGCTGGTTCAGTCCCAATCACAGGCCAATAATTTCCGGGTAGATGAGTACAGATGGCCGGTGAGTTCGTATATGGGCCTACAGCTAACCGTTCCCATTTTTACGGGTTTTCGGACGAATTCACGAATTCAGCAGGCACAAATTACGCGTCAGCAAACCGAAACGCAGGTTGCGAATTTGAAGGAGATTGTACGGGCGCAGGTAAAAATTGGGCTGGCGAATGTGGAGGAAGCACGTCTTCGTATCGAAACTCAGCGGCAAACCATTGGCGTCGCCGAATTAGGCTACCGCATCACCCGCGATCGCTGGAAACAGGGTATTGCCTCCCGGCTTGATCTGTCCGACGCTGAACTTTTGCTGACACAGGCCAAATCGAATTATCTACAGGCGGTTTATGACTACCTCACCGCTACCGTCAATCTGGATAGAGTGATGGGCCGAATCAAGTGA
- a CDS encoding FkbM family methyltransferase has translation MIKAANLAKKMLGIHPQQGVKPLANLVHVGSMFHGYHIPDQFLTSKSVCYCVGAGEDVSFDTELKVIYDAQVYIFDPTPEGINHFQKLKDYTVSGKPMTLHENAPFTYRTSTEQLNEITFVEVGVWDSKTTLKFYEPTRENYASHSVFLFKESGNYIEAPVDRLKNLMETLGHNSVDIVKLEIEGAEYTVIDTIVEDQLDVKIVLVEFDEVHNSTDKKFHFRIKRACDQLKKAGYVLVHSTDSMKRTFIKKDLYEQLKKAETKAVS, from the coding sequence ATGATAAAAGCTGCGAACCTCGCTAAAAAAATGTTGGGTATACACCCGCAACAAGGTGTAAAACCGCTTGCCAATTTAGTACATGTGGGTTCTATGTTCCACGGATACCACATTCCTGACCAGTTTTTGACTAGTAAGTCGGTTTGCTATTGCGTTGGCGCTGGCGAGGATGTTTCGTTTGACACAGAATTGAAGGTAATTTACGACGCTCAGGTCTATATTTTTGATCCTACTCCGGAAGGTATCAACCATTTTCAAAAGCTCAAAGACTACACCGTCTCGGGTAAACCGATGACGCTTCACGAAAATGCGCCGTTTACGTATCGGACATCGACGGAGCAGTTAAATGAAATAACGTTTGTGGAAGTAGGCGTGTGGGATAGTAAAACAACGCTTAAGTTTTACGAACCAACGCGAGAAAACTATGCCTCTCACTCGGTGTTTCTGTTTAAAGAGTCAGGCAACTACATCGAAGCGCCGGTTGATCGCCTGAAAAACCTAATGGAAACACTAGGGCACAACAGTGTCGATATCGTCAAACTAGAGATCGAAGGGGCTGAATACACGGTTATCGACACAATCGTGGAGGATCAGTTAGACGTCAAAATCGTACTGGTAGAGTTTGACGAAGTGCACAATTCGACGGATAAGAAATTCCATTTCCGGATCAAACGCGCCTGCGACCAACTGAAGAAAGCAGGGTACGTACTTGTTCATTCGACGGACAGCATGAAACGTACATTTATTAAGAAAGATCTTTACGAACAACTGAAAAAGGCTGAAACAAAGGCAGTCAGCTAA